In Streptomyces venezuelae, the sequence TGTCGGGGAGGTCGAGGCCGACGCCGTCGTAGAGCAGGACGGTACGGCGGTGCGCGGGGGACAGCGAGAGCAGGGCGTCGAGCAGGATCCGGTCGGCGGGCTCGGCCGGCGGCTTGTCGAGCTGGCGGTGGGCGCGCCGGAAGCGGTGCCAGGGGGAGAGCGCGTACTCGTACGTGACCGTGCGCACCCAGCCCACCGGGTCCGGGTCGACGGCCACCTCGGGCCAGCGGTCCCAGGCCTGGACGAAGGCCTTCTCCACGGCCTCCAGGGCGAGTGCCCGGCGGCCGGTGAGCAGGTAGGCCTGCCGGGCGAGGTCGCGGGCGGCGTGCGCGTAGAGGGCGTCGAAGGCCTCGGCAGGGCCCGGCACGGGGACCCTCGCGGGGGCCTCGGCGGGGATCTCGTCGGGCCCGGCCGGGGCGTCCGGGGCCGGTCCGTCCAGCCGGGGTCCGTCCAGCCCGGGTCCGTCCGGGTTCCGGCGGTCCGGGTTCCGGCCGTCCGGGTTCCGGCTGTCCGGGGCAGGTCCGTCCGGGGTTCGGCCGTCCGGGTTGGGACCGATGTCCGGGGTTCGGCCGTCCGGGGTTCGGCCGTCCGGGGCCGGTCCGTCCGTGGACGGCCGGTCCGGAGCGGGTGGGTCCGCGGCGGGTTCCTCCGCGGCCCGCGCCGTCTTCGCCTCCCCGGGTGTCCCCGCGGGCCCGGCGTCCTGCGGCGGGGCCGCCAGGCGCGCCAGGAACTGCGTGTACACCTCGCGCTTGCGCCCGCGGGGGGCCGTGCGGCCCGATTCCCAGGACCGGACGGTCGCCGCGGTGACGCCCAGGGCCGTGGCGACCTCATCGTGTGTCAGTTCCGCCGCCTCACGCAGTCTGCGGCGCTCCTTGGGGGAGGGCAGGCTCAGCTCCGAGTCCTCTGAGGAGGTCGTCTCGACGCTTCGTGTCATGCCACACTCCCCGCGAACCGGCCGCTCTGGGCGAAAAAGTACATAAACGTATATTGAGCGACACCACGGGCATTCGCCTGTTACCCGTCGACAGCGCGTGTCGTTGGCACCATGGCGGGGTGACCCAAGTGACCGAACGCGGGACCCCGTTGCCGGCGGCCCCGCGAGCCGGCGTGCGGCGCCGTTCACCGGCCGCCGCCGCATGCGTCGTGGGCGGCGCCG encodes:
- a CDS encoding helix-turn-helix domain-containing protein, which gives rise to MTRSVETTSSEDSELSLPSPKERRRLREAAELTHDEVATALGVTAATVRSWESGRTAPRGRKREVYTQFLARLAAPPQDAGPAGTPGEAKTARAAEEPAADPPAPDRPSTDGPAPDGRTPDGRTPDIGPNPDGRTPDGPAPDSRNPDGRNPDRRNPDGPGLDGPRLDGPAPDAPAGPDEIPAEAPARVPVPGPAEAFDALYAHAARDLARQAYLLTGRRALALEAVEKAFVQAWDRWPEVAVDPDPVGWVRTVTYEYALSPWHRFRRAHRQLDKPPAEPADRILLDALLSLSPAHRRTVLLYDGVGLDLPDTAAETEATTPTAGHRLVHAHADLADRIPQLADVPLEKQSALLRDLFTALRPAVELDPRPAAAVRGGGERRTRLWTRATLSLTAMIAVSTAYTLMTAPTQYEPPLAPGESVAGVPPLAGPQHLTERSRQLHDKLLADPEAGPERIAPRIE